GCGACGCCCGCGACGCCCGCGACGCCCGCGACGCCCGCAGCGCCCGCAGCGCCCGCAGCGCCCGTGAAGCGCGGCGACGCCGATGTCCCCGAAACGTTCACGACCTATGCGGCGGTGCCGTGCCGCGACGTCTGCGCCGTCGACATTGCGCACGCCGGCGCAGCATCGGCGCATCCGCAGCACCGCACCGTCGCACCGGCGCCGCAGAACCGCATGCCTTGCAAGCCGCGGCACCCCGGGCGCCCGCCGGCGATTGCCGGTAAGCTTCCTCTCACAGTTCCGCCACTGCTCAGGCCGTCGCAGGCCGATGCCGACCATGACCGACACCCCGCGCTTCCGAAATCCCATCCGCAGCGAAATCGATCTCGACGCGAACGGCAAGCATGCCGGCTATCTGCGCCTGCCGCACTCGGTCCATCGTTCGGCGTACGGATGGATTCCGGTTCCGATCGTGTCGATTCGCAACGGCGGCGGCCCCGTCGTGCTGGTGATGGCCGGCAACCACGGCGACGAGTACGAAGGGCAGATCGTCGTATCGCGTGTCGTGCGGGAGATCGACGCGGAGAGGGTCGACGGGCAGCTGATTTTCCTGCCGATGGCGAATTTCCCGGCGGCGGACGCGGGCTCGCGTGTATCGCCGATCGACGGCGGCAATCTGAACCGCAGCTTTCCGGGCAACCCGGCCGGCACGCCGACCGACGTGATCGCCGATTACATCGAGCACACGCTGCTGCCGCGCGCGCAATATCTCGTCGATCTGCATTCGGGCGGCAGCTCGCTCCTCTATCAAGGCGGCAACATGCTCGCGCTCGAGCCGCGCGATGCGGC
This genomic stretch from Burkholderia oklahomensis C6786 harbors:
- a CDS encoding succinylglutamate desuccinylase/aspartoacylase family protein; the protein is MTDTPRFRNPIRSEIDLDANGKHAGYLRLPHSVHRSAYGWIPVPIVSIRNGGGPVVLVMAGNHGDEYEGQIVVSRVVREIDAERVDGQLIFLPMANFPAADAGSRVSPIDGGNLNRSFPGNPAGTPTDVIADYIEHTLLPRAQYLVDLHSGGSSLLYQGGNMLALEPRDAAERARVRALLAAFGLPRAFLHAPNPVHASSAARRQGAISILTELGGGGMSDPALIRDARRGLLHFLGFVGALRGPLVPDSPPAQTRFMRVGGAHHYVYAYDKGLYEPLVELGERVRAGQPAALIHFPDTPLREHVVQRFASDGEVVCKRVPAQVQRGDCLFQLAEDDASA